The DNA window TGCCAAGCTAACGCAACTACCATTATTAAAATTAGATCGCAGAATAAAAATAATCTTTTTTTCTTTTTTAGCTTATTTTTTAGTTCATCTAATCTCAGTTTTAATTCATTCAGATAGCACTAAATATTTAGATGGTCCTAGTCGTGGGTTATTATTCTTTTTATTATTTTATTTATTTAATTATACTGGGATTTCTTTACGTAATCTTTTACACGCAATTCCTATTGGTGCTTTTTTAACTGGATTAGTTGCTTGTTATCAGCACTATGCTTTAGGAATGGAAAGAGCTTTTTCTGCAGGACAGATGCCAATTCAATCCGGTGATATTGCAATGTCATTGGGCGTTTTTTCCTTTGCAATTTCTATTTATCTTTTAGCTAAGAATAATTTAAAAATTTCTGGTTTATATTTTATTTTTTCATTATTTGGTATGTTAGCAAGTTTCCTTTCTGGTTCAAGAGGAGGTTGGCTTGCGTTTATTTTCCTAATTATTTGGGTATTATATTTAAACCGTCATTATTTGAATTTAAAGGTGATTGGTTTATTTATCGGAGTAATGATCGTTGGTTTAGGTTTATTGTTAGTTTCTTCATCATCAAATGTATTAAATAAACTTGATGAAGCGAGAAGTGAAGTCTCAGGGTATTACACTAAAAAAGAGAGTGAAACCTCGGTTGGGGCGAGATTAGAGTTGTGGAAAGCAGCATATTTAGAAATAAAACAGAAACCACTATTAGGTTGGGGAGTAGTAGGCGGACAACAAGAGCGTAAAGTGCTAGCTGAACAAGGTAAAATTAGTCAATTTGTCAGTGGCTTTGGGCATGTGCATAATCAAATATTAAATAATTTAGTTGAACAGGGTCTTTTAGGACTATTGGGATTATTAGGTGTTTTTTTAATACCTTGTTGGGCATTTGCAACAGCCTTAAAAACAACGAATTTGGAAATTCGTTTGTTGGCAAGTTTAGGCATTATTCATATTTTATCCGTTATTTCTTATGGTGCAACACAAGTATTTTTTGGGCATAATTCAGGAAATATGTTCTATTTCTTTGTATTAGTATTATTTTATGCGTTATTAGAACAATTAAAACAGGAAGATATTAGAAATTAGGATTATAAAATAAAAAACCTAGTTAGATAACTAGGTTTTTTATTATTAAGATAAAACTTCTTGTCGTTGTAATGGTGTAAGGGAATTTAATTTTTTGATAATATAATTTAACACAACTCCATAAGCAGGAACAAAAAATAATAATCCAACACAGAGCTTAAATAGGTAATCAACAAAACCGATTTCTATCCAGTTTTCTGCCATAAAAGGATCACTAGAACGATAAAATGCAATGGCAAAGAAAGCAAATGTATCACAAAGGCTACCAAAAACCATTGAACTTGCAGGGGCAATCCACCATCGTTTTAATTGGCGGAGACGGTTAAATACCAGTACATCTAAGAGTTGTCCAAAAACGTAGGCGGTAAAACTTGCAAATGCAATGCGAAAAACAAAAAGATTAAAATCCAATAAAGCATTAAAACCTTGGAATTGTGCATCAGAAAAGAGTATTGAAATAATATAACTGATAATTAAGGCTGGGATCATAACGATAAATATAATCCAGCGTGCTTCTTTAGCACCGAATACTCGAACAGTAAGATCGGTCGCTAAAAAAATAAATGGAAAAGTGAATGTTCCCCAAGTAGTATGAAAACTAAATTGAGTGAGGGGTATTCTTACTTCAAATGCAATTTGTACTAGATAATTACTTAATGTAATAATTAGGATATGAAAAATACTTAATATAATTAAAGCACGTAGTTTTTCTTGTTGATTAAATAGTGAATTGGCAGAGATCATTGGTTTTTCCTTTTTTCTGTTAAATTGAGTTGGGGTTAGGGAACCCAACGTTAAAAATTAGGTTGGCAATAATACGCTTTTATTTAAAAATTGCAACTAAGTATAAATTTATATATTGGATATTTAATTTTACAAAGTTTATATAATTTATTATTTATAATTGGTAATATTTTATTTTTATTTATTATGTATAGGAAAAATAATGTCCGTTACTGTTATTATTCCAACTACTGGTGCAGTAGAATTAGAACAAGCTGTTAGCTCAGTATTAACACAAACATATCCTACACATTGTTATTTAGTTTGTGATGGAGCTGAATATGTATCCCAAAAAGGGATAGAAAAGGTGCTAGAGAAATATGTTAACAATAAATATTTTCACTTTTGTTGTTTGCCTATTAATGTTGGTGCTAATGGTTTTTATGGGCATCGAATTTATGCCGCATTTAGTCATTTAATTCAAACCAAATATTTAGCTTATCTCGATCAGGATAATTGGTTTGAGCCTAATCATATCCAAGATTGTATTAATAGTTTAGAACATCATAATGCGGATTGGGGATATGCTTTACGCAATATTGTTTTATCTGATGGGAGATTTGTTTGCCGTGATGATTGTCAATCATTAGGTGCTTGGCAGAATTTTTACGGTGAAAATATGGTAGATACCAATGCTTATTTTCTTAAAACAGAAATAGCTATTCGGATTGCATCAAATTGGCATGGCGGTTGGGGACAAGATCGTCATTTTTTCAATATATTATCTCAATATTTTCCTAATTATATTTGTACGCATAAATATAGTGTTAATTATCGTTTAAGTGGTAGAGTGAATACGCCAGAGCCAGCGTTCTTTTTAAATGGAAATCAATTGATGCGAGATAAATATAGCGGTAAGTTGCCTTGGTTATTGTCTAAGTAAAAGGGCTGAATAACAGCCCTAAAATTTATTTGCGTGGTAATTGAATTTTTTGTTGTTCGCTTGGACGATATAAAGCCAGAATATGTCCGATGGTTTGAACAGCCACTGCATCAGTTTCCCGCACAATGGCATTGATAATTAACTGTTTTGTTTCTCTTTCTGTACCTGCAATTTTTACTTTGATTAACTCGTGGTGATTTAAAGCGTTATCAATTTCGGCTAAGACACCTTCGGTTAAGCCATTGCCGCCGAGCATGACAACAGGACTTAAATGATGAGCAAGTCCTTTTAGATATTGTTTTTGTTTGGTTGATAATGTTATTGGCATTGTTATATCCTAATTTTATTATTCAAAAGATTATTAATTTTACCGTTTAATCCTCTGAATAGAAAGCAAATAATCTATCGTATAGATCCCCTGTTGTTGTATAATTTCTTTTTTGATAAAAATTCAAGATAAAAAAATAGTAGTATTATCGGTTTTACCTATCATTTTACTTAGTGATTTAGATAATAAGGCTAACTTTTTGATATACAATAGAAATTAGATGAAATAATAAGAAAGTGGTAATAAGGTTTGAATTTACAACAGTTTATACTTGAAAATTGATTTATAATCACCATATTTAATCGCAATTCGCTTAAAAAACATCTTTTACCACTAAAAAATAGATAAGTAATAGGATTCCTAATGGGTAAAAAGAAACGTTCAGCCAGTTCAACTCGTTGGTTAAATGAACATTTTAAAGATAAATTTGTGCAACAAGCACATAAACAAAAATTGCGTTCTCGAGCATATTTTAAATTAGATGAAATTCAACATTCCGATAAATTGTTTAAACCCGGTATGACCATTGTTGATTTAGGGGCAGCACCGGGTGGTTGGTCACAATATGTAGTCAGTCAAATTGGTGATAAAGGACGGGTAATCGCTTGTGATATTTTAGAGATGGATCCCATTGTTGGTGTTGACTTTCTACAAGGAGACTTTCGTGACGAAAAAGTGCTCAATGCTTTATTAGAGCGGGTTGGTGAAGGGAAAGTAGATGTTGTTATGTCTGATATGGCACCTAATTTTAGTGGTATGCCATCGGTTGATATCCCAAGAGCAATGTATTTGGTTGAGCTAGCATTAGATATGTGTAAACAAGTGTTAGCAACGAAAGGAAGTTTTGTGGTAAAAGTATTTCAAGGAGAAGGATTTGATGAGTATTTAAAAGAAGTACGCTCTCTCTTTACAAAGGTGAAAGTACGCAAACCTGAAGCTTCAAGAGATCGTTCAAGAGAAGTTTATATTGTCGCAACAGGTTATAAATTGTAGCCTGATGCTTATTTATCAATAACAACAAAACGGGGTTTAGCCTTGAAAAACAATAATATGTTAAAAAATATAATGCTTTGGAGTGTAATTGCCGTTATTTTGATGACAATTTTTCAAAGCTTTGGTAGTGGTACACAAAATACGGTAGATTATTCCACCTTTATCAATGATATTGGTGCTAATCAAGTAAAAGATGTACGTTTTGATGGCACTGAAATTAATGTAACAAAAACGAATGGTAATAAGTATGTTACTGTAATGCCAATTCGTGATGATCAAGTGTTAAATGATCTATTGAAGAAAAATGTCAATGTTTCAGGCACATTACCAGAAAAACGTAGTTTATTGGCACAAATTGTAATTTCTTGGTTCCCAATGTTGCTTTTTATTGGTATTTGGCTATTTGTGATGCGTCAAATGCAAGGCGGTGGCGGCGGTGCGATGAAGTTTGGTAAAAGTCGTGCCAGAATGATGACCCAAGATCAGATTAAAACAACTTTTGCTGATGTTGCAGGGTGTGATGAAGCAAAAGAAGAAGTAGGTGAAATTGTTGATTTTCTACGTGATCCTGCAAAATTCCAAAAATTAGGCGGAAAAATTCCAAAAGGAATTTTAATGGTTGGTCCACCGGGAACAGGGAAAACATTATTAGCAAAAGCAATTGCTGGTGAAGCAAAAGTCCCATTTTTTACAATCTCAGGTTCAGATTTTGTGGAAATGTTTGTTGGGGTTGGTGCTTCTCGAGTACGAGATATGTTTGAACAAGCAAAGAAAAATGCACCTTGTTTAATCTTTATCGATGAAATTGATGCTGTTGGTCGTCAACGTGGTGCAGGTTTAGGTGGTGGGCATGATGAGCGTGAACAGACCTTAAACCAAATGTTAGTAGAAATGGATGGATTTGAAGGAAAAGAAGGGGTGATTGTTATCGCTGCAACTAACCGCCCAGATGTTCTTGATCCAGCACTAACACGTCCGGGACGTTTTGACCGTCAAGTTGTGGTTGGGTTACCAGATGTTCGTGGTCGTGAGCAGATCTTAAAGGTACATATGCGTAAAATCCCTGTTGGTAATGATGTTGATGCAATGACATTAGCACGAGGAACACCGGGGTATTCAGGTGCAGACTTAGCTAACTTAGTCAATGAAGCGGCACTCTTTACCGCACGTTCAAATAAACGCTTGGTAACAATGGTTGAATTTGAGAAGGCGAAAGATAAGATCAATATGGGACCTGAACGCCGTACAATGATGATGACTGATAAGCAGAAAGAAGCGACTGCTTATCATGAAGCAGGGCATGCGATTGTCGGTTATTTAGTGCCAGAACACGATCCTGTTCATAAAGTTACTATTATCCCACGTGGACGAGCACTGGGTGTAACTTTCTTCTTACCTGAAGGGGATCAAGTCAGCATTAGTCAAAAGCAGTTAGAAAGTAAGTTATCAACCCTTTATGCAGGACGAATTGCAGAAGATCTTATTTATGGCAAAGAAAATATTTCGACTGGTGCATCTAATGATATTCAAGTTGCAACTAATATTGCGCGTAAAATGGTTACCGAATGGGGTTTTTCAGATAAGTTAGGACCAGTGTTGTATGCTGAAAATGAAGGCGAAGTATTCTTAGGGCGTTCAATGGCGAAAGCTAAGCATATGTCTGATGAAACCGCACATTTAATTGATGAAGAAGTGAGAACGGTAGTTAGTCGTAACTATGAACGTGCAAGAAAATTATTGCAAGATAATATGGATATTCTTCATGCAATGAAAGATGCGTTAGTTAAATATGAAACGATTGATGAACTCCAAATTAAGCAATTAATGGAACGTCAAGAAGTTACACCACCTGCAGGTTGGGCTGAAAAATCGAATGTGACTGCTTCTACAGATACAACGGACACTGCAGCTGAAACAACCACTGTAAAAACAGATGAGCCAGAACAAAATGAAAAATAAGTGATAATTTTTATCACAGTATAGAGAGAAAGTGCGGTATTTCCGCACTTTTTTATTAAGAGCTTACTCTTGATTGATCACTTCAATTTCAACTGAGGAATTTAATCCACGAGGCAGAGTTGAACCCTTACGCCCTCTTTCCGCTCGGAATTTGGTTAAATCTTCAGGTGTAAGTGTGATTTTACGTTTACCTGCATGGAAGATAAGTGTTGATTGTTCATTTATGAGGAGTAAACGAGATAAGCGTTCTTCCCCTGTTTTTGCTTTCTCAGCAGGAATCGTAACAATTTTATTTCCTTTCCCTTTTTGTAGTGCAGGTAAATCTTGTACTGGGAAGATTAGCATACGGTTGGCAGACGTGAGGGCAACCAATAAGCTTTTATCTTGTTCGACTGGTAAAGGGGGTAAAATTTGTGCATTTTCTGGTAAGTTTATTAATGCCTTACCTACTTTATTACGTGAAATAAGATCTTCATATTTACAAATAAAACCATAACCACAATCTGATGCTATTAAGAGTGGTTGATCGTTATTTTCCATTAAGAGATGTTTGACACTAGCCCCCGCCGTAATATTAAGTTTTCCTGTCAAAGGTTCTCCTTGTGAACGGGCAGAAGGGAGAGTGAGAGGATCTAAGGTGTAACTGCGTCCATTACTATCAAGAAAGCATACAGGTTGGTTACTTTTACCACAAGCGTGAGCGAGATAGGCATCTCCAGCTTTGTAATTCAAATTTTTCGGATCGATTTCATGCCCTTTTGCACAACGTACCCACCCCATTTCAGATAGAATTACCGTCACAGGTTCAGCAGGAACAAGATCGCTTTCATTGATTGCTTTAGCTTCACTGCGTTCAACAAGAGGAGAACGTCGTGGACTCGCATAAAGTTTCGCATCTTGTTGGATTTCTTTTTTTAGTAATTTATTTAGTTTTACCTCTGAATTTAGGAGTTGTTGTAATTCTCGCTGTTCTTCTGTAAGTGTTTGTTGTTCTGCTTGTAATTCGTGTTCTTCAAGTTTTGCTAAATGCCGTAACCGTAGGTTTAAAATCGCTTCGGCTTGTTCTTCACTTAGTTGAAAACGTTGTATTAACTCATTTTTAGGATCATCGTGGTTACGGATAATCTCAATTACTTCATCAATATTCAGATAAGCAATTAATAAGCCAGCTAAAATATGTAAGCGAGCAGAGACTTTATCCAAACGATATTGTAAACGGCGAGTAACGGTGGTACGGCGGAAAGTGAGCCATTCCGTGAGAATAGTTAGCAGATTTTTGACCGCAGGTTTATGATCAAGACCAATCATATTCATATTTACCCGATAACTTTTTTCAAGATCGGTGGTCGCAAATAGGTGTGCCATTAATGCATCGGTATCAACTCGATTAGAGCGAGGAACAATCACAATCCGTGTTGGATTTTCGTGATCCCCTTCATCACGTAAATCTTCTACCATTGGAAGTTTTTTATTACGCATTTGGGTGGCAATTTGATCTAATATTTTGGCACCAGAAGTTTGATGCGGTAAGGCATCAATAATAATTTCACCATCTTCTTTTTTCCAAGTTGCTCGCATTTTGATTGAGCCACGCCCTTGTTGGTAAATTTTTCGAATATCCGCTTTTGATGAAATAATTTCAGCATCAGTTGGAAAGTCAGGACCTTGTATCACCTCTAACAGTTGATCTAATGTAGCGTCAGGCTTATCCAGTAATAGTATCGCAGCGTTAGCAATTTCATTTAAGTTATGGGGTGGTATATCTGTTGCCATACCTACTGCAATCCCAGTCGTACCATTTAATAAAATATGTGGTAAGCGAGCAGGGAGGTATTGTGGTTCTTCTAATGAACCATCAAAGTTTGGTTGATAATCTACCGTTCCTTGCCCCAATTCAGCTAAAAGAATTTCTGCAATTTTGGCTAAACGTGATTCTGTATAACGCATCGCAGCAAAAGACTTAGGATCGTCTGCTGCTCCCCAGTTTCCTTGTCCATCAATTAATGGATAGCGATAAGAAAAAGATTGTGCCATTAAAACCATTGCTTCATAGCAAGCACTATCTCCATGGGGGTGAAATTTACCGAGAACGTCCCCAACAGTGCGAGCAGATTTTTTATATTTGGCATTCGCATTCAAGCCTAATTCTGACATCGCATAAATAATACGTCTTTGAACGGGTTTTAAGCCATCACCAATAAAAGGCAAGGCTCGATCCATAATTACATACATTGAATAATTTAGATACGCACTTTCGGTAAAAGTGTGAATCGGCATCTGTTCTACACCTTCGTAATTAATTTGATTATCCATTTTATTATCCATTTATTTATATAGCAGGCGTCTAGTTACACCGTTAATTCAGCGTGATTGCCTTTTGTTTGTAACCAATTTTTGCGATCTTCGGCACGTTTTTTAGCGAGCAACATATCCATTAATTCTAAAGTTTCATCGGTAGTATCGCCTGGTTTTTGTTCATCTATCATACTTGGCTGATAGGTTAACTGCACTAAACGGCGAGTATTAGGATCCATTGTCGTTTCTCGTAATTGTAGAGGGTTCATTTCACCTAACCCTTTGAAACGCTGAACATTAATTTTGCCACGTTTACGTTTTAGGCGATCTAAAATGACATTTTTTTCTTCTTCATCTAAGGCATAATACACTTCTTTACCTAAATCAATTCGATATAGTGGTGGCATTGCGACATAAACATGCCCCGCTTCGACCAATTTTGGAAAATGGCGTAAGAACAAAGCACATAAAAGTGTGGCAATATGTAATCCATCTGAATCCGCATCTGCTAAAATACAAATTTTTCCATAACGTAATTGTGATAGATCATCATTATCAGGATCGATACCTAAAGCGACGGCAATATCGTGTACTTCTTGTGAAGCTAAAACTTGATCTGCGGATACTTCCCAAGTATTTAAAATTTTACCTCTTAGTGGCAAAATTGCTTGATATTCACGATCTCGAGCTTGTTTTGCCGAACCACCCGCAGAATCCCCTTCTACTAAGAAAAGTTCAGTACGGTTTAGATCTTGAGATGAACAATCGGCAAGTTTTCCGGGCAGAGCGGGGCCACTTACCAGTTTTTTACGTACAACTTTTTTGGCTGCACGCAAACGCCGTTGTGCAGAGTTAATTGCCATTTCTGCAAGTTGTTCTGCTTGTTGAACGTGTTGGTTTAACCATAGGCTAAAAGCATCTTTCACCACGCCAGATACAAAAACTGCACTTTGACGAGAAGATAAGCGTTCTTTAGTTTGCCCTGCAAATTGTGGTTCTTGGATTTTTAAGGATAGGACATAAGCACAGCGATCCCAAATATCCTCAGCGGTTAGTTTTACCCCTCGAGGTAAGAGATTGCGAAATTCACAAAATTCTCGGATTGCATCAAGTAAGCCTTGGCGTAACCCATTGACGTGTGTTCCACCTAATGCGGTTGGAATTAAATTCACATAACTTTCAGCAATTAAATTTCCGCCTTCAGGTAACCATAATAACGCCCAGCTTACTGCTTCCGTATCGGTATTAAAATTACCCACAAAAGGTGTTTCGGGAAGGGTAATAAATCCATTGACCGCTTCACTTAAATAATCGCTTAGTCCATCTTGATAACACCACTGTTCTTCAGTGTGATTGACTTTATCAATAAATTTAATTTCTAATCCTGAGCAAAGTACGGCTTTCGCACGCAGAAGATGGCGTAGTCGGCTAACAGAAAACTTGGCTGAATCAAAATATTTTGGGTTGGGTTGGAATTTTACTGTTGTACCAGTGGTACGGCGTCCACAGCTACCAATAACTTCTAATTCTTTGATTTTTTGTCCGTTTTCAAAGGCAATATGATAAATTTCACCATTACGTTTTACCGTAACATCAACTCGAGAAGATAAAGCGTTTACCACTGAAATGCCTACGCCGTGTAAACCACCAGAGAATTGATAATTTTTATTTGAGAATTTTCCACCCGCATGCAGTTTTGTGAGGATTAATTCTATACCAGATATTTTTTCAATCGGGTGAATATCTGTTGGCATACCACGTCCATTATCAATTACTTCAAGAGATTGATCAGGATAGAGAATCACTTCAATTTTGCTTGCAAAACCAGCGAGAGTTTCATCGACACTGTTATCAATTATTTCCTGTCCTAAGTGATTAGGGCGACTGGTATCGGTGTACATTCCGGGGCGTAGTTGTACTGGTTCAAGATCTTTTAAAACGGTAATATCTTGAGCGTTATAGGCTGTTTGAGTCATAAATAAATATAGCGGTATCAATAAAAAAGTAAAAATGACAAAATTCTAACAAAAAACTAATCTAAAGGTTAAGTGGTTTATTGGCTTTTAAAAAATGAGTGCTAAATTTTTATCGCATAAAACATTACAATTTGGTGTTTATTTCAGCAATGATGAAATGAATTTAGGGTGTTTTTATGATCTTGTTTGCAAAAATGGGTGAAGATGATTGCTTTTCTTTTCTCTATTGTTATCGTAACAAGGCTGTTAATATTGAAGAGATGGAAATTAAATAAGAGGGAAGGTATGAAAATAGTATTTTTAGATAGCACTGCAATTCCAAAGCATATTTCTATTCCACGTCCAAATTTTGCCCATCAATGGGTGGAATATGAACATACCGCAGCAGAACAAACCGTTGAACGCTTGCAAGGAGCTGAAATTGCAATTACCAGTAAGGTAGTTTTTAGCCGAGAAGTTATGCAGCAGTTACCAGACCTTAAGTTAATTGCGATTACAGCAACAGGAACAAATAATGTTGATCTTAAGGCAGCAGAAGAATTAGGTATTTGTGTCAAAAATGTAACAGGCTATTCTTCGGTAACGGTTCCTGAACACGTTCTCGGTATGATTTATGCGTTAAAACATAGTTTAATGGGGTGGTATCGTGATCAGTTAACGGATCGTTGGGTCAGTAATAAGCAGTTTTGTTACTTTGATTATCCGATTACTGATGTAAAAGGTTCTACCTTAGGGATTATTGGGAAAGGCAATTTAGGCAGTGAAGTTGGACGTTTGGCTACTTTATTGGGAATGAAAGTATTATATGCAGAACGTCAAGGGGTAACAGAAATTCGAGAGGGCTATACAAAATTTGAAGAGGTGTTAGCCGAAGCCGATATTTTAACACTCCATTGTCCATTAACTGACACAACACAAAATATCATTAATACAAAGACACTTGCTTTATGTAAGAAAGGGGCATTACTCATTAATACAGGTCGAGGTCCGTTAGTTGATGAGCGAGCATTATTAAAGGCTTTAGAAAGTGGACAATTAGGTGGTGCGGCAATTGATGTTATGATTCAAGAACCGCCTGAAAAAGGAAATATTCTAATGGAAGCGGCGAAAGTATTACCGAATTTATTAATTACACCGCATATTGCTTGGGCATCTGATTCAGCGGTAACGACTTTAGTGAAAAAGGTCAGTCAAAATATCGAGGAATTTGTCGCAACAGGGAAATAGCGATAGAAAAGTATAAAACAGCAATGCTTTTTATAAAAATTTCACTATAATGATCAAATCTAGAAGGCATAGTATTATGCCTTTTTTGTTGAAGAGAGATTAAAAAGGAAAAATAATGCAAGTATCTTTTTTGATTGCATTACGTTATTGGCGAGCAAAAAGTGGCGATCGTTTTGGACGTTTAGTTACCACATTAGCTACTGGTGGTATTATTTTAGGGGTTAGTGCACTAATTATTGTGTTATCGGTTATGAATGGGCTAGAAAATTACCAGAAAGATAGAGTATTAGAAAATATTCCACATGCCATAGTACTACCTAAAGCTGAGCCAGCATTTTTATCTCCACAAGCTATCAATCACCCACCTTTTGATCAGTTACCGCCTTTTGTCACCAAAGCAGTGGTAATTAACCAAGTTAATGCGATTTTGCAAAGTGCGGGGGCTTTGCAGCCTGCTAAATTATTAGGTATAAGTCAATTTAGTGATGATCCGTTATTGTCTTCTATCGAACAACCGTTTTCCCAACTTTTACCAGCAGGGCAATTCAATTTAGTGATCAGTTCACAATTAGCCACTCAATTACAATTAAATGTAGGTGATAAAGTACGTTTAATCCTTAGCCAAAATAGTGTCTATACGCCTTTTGGCAGAGTACCACAACAACGTCTTTTTACATTATCAGCGATTTACGAGGATCAAGGGCAAAGTAGTGCGAATGAAGTTTTTGCTAACATCAATGATGTTGGGCGATTATTGCGTTTAAAGCCACAACAGTTGCAAGGTGTAAGGCTATTTTTAGATGATCCATTCAAAATTACTCAGTTATCCCACTATTTTTCAACGGATAAATGGCAAATCGAAGATTGGCGGCAACAAAAAGGAGAGTTTTTTCAAGCCGTACGAATGGAAAAAAATATGATGGGGTTACTTGTTAGTTTGATTATTATTGTTGCTATTTCCAATATTGTTACTTCTCTAAGTTTGATGGTGGTTGATAAACAAGGTGAAATTGCCATTTTACAAACTCAAGGCATGACGAAACGACAGATTATGCAAATTTTTATTTATCAAGGTATGTTAGTCGGTGTTAGTGGAACTTTTATCGGTGGCTTGTTAGGTGTGGTATTAACAAACTATCTTGATCTGTTTATCGGTATATTTAATCCAAATGGTTTGTCTTTGCCAACATTCATTGAACCTTTCCAAATTGGACTTATTTTAAGTCTATCTTTGCTATTTTCTTTATGTTCAACTATTTACCCTGCTTATCGTGCTGCAAAAGTTGAACCTGCAGAGGCATTACGTTATGAATAAAAAGATCGAACAATCTGCTGTATTATTACGTTGCAGTGAATTATCGAAAACTTATCAAGAGGGCGAAAAACAGACAGAAGTTTTAAAATCTGTTTCTTTTGAATTACAAGATCAAGATTTAACTGCAATCGTTGGTTCATCAGGTTCAGGCAAAAGTACATTATTACATTTACTTGGTGGGTTGGATCAACCAAGTAGTGGTACAGTTTTTCTTAAAGAACAAGATCTTTCGTTATTATCGGATCGTAGGATTGCACAATTACGTAACCGTCATTTAGGGTTTGTATATCAATTCCACCATTTAATGGCGGATTTTTCAGCATTAGAAAATGTAATGATGCCCCTCTTAATTGCAGGGGAAAAACGAGATCAGGCGGCAGATCGAGCTGCACAAATGTTACAAGCTGTTGGGCTTTCTCATCGTATTTCGCATAGACCATCGGCATTATCGGGTGGAGAACGTCAGCGAGTGGCAATTGCAAGGGCTTTGGTTAATCAACCTGATATTGTGTTAGCTGATGAGCCAACAGGCAATTTAGATCGTAAGACCACTGAAGCGGTGTTTGAATTAATTCAACAATTAAACCAAGAACAGAAAACGGCATTTCTTTTAGTTACTCACGATTTACATTTAGCACAGAAATTCAAACAGTGTTATTTGATGCAAGATGGTAGCCTAAGGACTAAGGTGTAAGGTGAATATAATGAATACACCTTTTTTTATTAGTTGGCGTTATCAACGTGGGCAAAGACATAATCGTCTTGTTGCCTTGATTGCATTTTTTTCAACCATTGGAATAGCACTTGGTGTTGCTGTTTTAATCGTTGGTTTAAGTGCAATGAATGGTTTTCAGCGAGAATTGGATAATCGAATTTTATCGGTCGTACCACATATTGAGATTAGCACGTTAGGAACAGAGAGTTTAATTAATGATCAACAGCAAATAGCACAGCTATTGCAAAAAAATCCTGAGGTAAAAGCGACTTCCCCCTATGTTTCATTTACAGCGTTAG is part of the Mergibacter septicus genome and encodes:
- a CDS encoding O-antigen ligase family protein; amino-acid sequence: MIRFLRLDYVVNFLITFYFISLLTLDKGYNYAPVGLLILAVGFLIYAKLTQLPLLKLDRRIKIIFFSFLAYFLVHLISVLIHSDSTKYLDGPSRGLLFFLLFYLFNYTGISLRNLLHAIPIGAFLTGLVACYQHYALGMERAFSAGQMPIQSGDIAMSLGVFSFAISIYLLAKNNLKISGLYFIFSLFGMLASFLSGSRGGWLAFIFLIIWVLYLNRHYLNLKVIGLFIGVMIVGLGLLLVSSSSNVLNKLDEARSEVSGYYTKKESETSVGARLELWKAAYLEIKQKPLLGWGVVGGQQERKVLAEQGKISQFVSGFGHVHNQILNNLVEQGLLGLLGLLGVFLIPCWAFATALKTTNLEIRLLASLGIIHILSVISYGATQVFFGHNSGNMFYFFVLVLFYALLEQLKQEDIRN
- the ftsH gene encoding ATP-dependent zinc metalloprotease FtsH; this translates as MLKNIMLWSVIAVILMTIFQSFGSGTQNTVDYSTFINDIGANQVKDVRFDGTEINVTKTNGNKYVTVMPIRDDQVLNDLLKKNVNVSGTLPEKRSLLAQIVISWFPMLLFIGIWLFVMRQMQGGGGGAMKFGKSRARMMTQDQIKTTFADVAGCDEAKEEVGEIVDFLRDPAKFQKLGGKIPKGILMVGPPGTGKTLLAKAIAGEAKVPFFTISGSDFVEMFVGVGASRVRDMFEQAKKNAPCLIFIDEIDAVGRQRGAGLGGGHDEREQTLNQMLVEMDGFEGKEGVIVIAATNRPDVLDPALTRPGRFDRQVVVGLPDVRGREQILKVHMRKIPVGNDVDAMTLARGTPGYSGADLANLVNEAALFTARSNKRLVTMVEFEKAKDKINMGPERRTMMMTDKQKEATAYHEAGHAIVGYLVPEHDPVHKVTIIPRGRALGVTFFLPEGDQVSISQKQLESKLSTLYAGRIAEDLIYGKENISTGASNDIQVATNIARKMVTEWGFSDKLGPVLYAENEGEVFLGRSMAKAKHMSDETAHLIDEEVRTVVSRNYERARKLLQDNMDILHAMKDALVKYETIDELQIKQLMERQEVTPPAGWAEKSNVTASTDTTDTAAETTTVKTDEPEQNEK
- the yhbY gene encoding ribosome assembly RNA-binding protein YhbY — protein: MPITLSTKQKQYLKGLAHHLSPVVMLGGNGLTEGVLAEIDNALNHHELIKVKIAGTERETKQLIINAIVRETDAVAVQTIGHILALYRPSEQQKIQLPRK
- a CDS encoding 7-cyano-7-deazaguanine/7-aminomethyl-7-deazaguanine transporter, whose translation is MISANSLFNQQEKLRALIILSIFHILIITLSNYLVQIAFEVRIPLTQFSFHTTWGTFTFPFIFLATDLTVRVFGAKEARWIIFIVMIPALIISYIISILFSDAQFQGFNALLDFNLFVFRIAFASFTAYVFGQLLDVLVFNRLRQLKRWWIAPASSMVFGSLCDTFAFFAIAFYRSSDPFMAENWIEIGFVDYLFKLCVGLLFFVPAYGVVLNYIIKKLNSLTPLQRQEVLS
- a CDS encoding glycosyltransferase family 2 protein; its protein translation is MSVTVIIPTTGAVELEQAVSSVLTQTYPTHCYLVCDGAEYVSQKGIEKVLEKYVNNKYFHFCCLPINVGANGFYGHRIYAAFSHLIQTKYLAYLDQDNWFEPNHIQDCINSLEHHNADWGYALRNIVLSDGRFVCRDDCQSLGAWQNFYGENMVDTNAYFLKTEIAIRIASNWHGGWGQDRHFFNILSQYFPNYICTHKYSVNYRLSGRVNTPEPAFFLNGNQLMRDKYSGKLPWLLSK
- the rlmE gene encoding 23S rRNA (uridine(2552)-2'-O)-methyltransferase RlmE, with the translated sequence MGKKKRSASSTRWLNEHFKDKFVQQAHKQKLRSRAYFKLDEIQHSDKLFKPGMTIVDLGAAPGGWSQYVVSQIGDKGRVIACDILEMDPIVGVDFLQGDFRDEKVLNALLERVGEGKVDVVMSDMAPNFSGMPSVDIPRAMYLVELALDMCKQVLATKGSFVVKVFQGEGFDEYLKEVRSLFTKVKVRKPEASRDRSREVYIVATGYKL